One region of Takifugu flavidus isolate HTHZ2018 chromosome 14, ASM371156v2, whole genome shotgun sequence genomic DNA includes:
- the LOC130537325 gene encoding uncharacterized protein LOC130537325 — protein MQSTNAQMLIPNLFPAKLWNLVNHPEVTAIVWDSKGECIEINQELLEKQILSPSTNTLTGCPSFKSISFSSFIRQLYAYGFKKAEHCKRYLVIHHYLHPLFKKNKPELLSLMGRLATKTRRPPPYFPENLLEKGNDNVDAHPGGDNVAGASMHTGNHLLQHQFNLIPVAPHAVTAVHPQFPGRNDGIVVPNVLHVPVANYPGAIIPSMIHPLCFLQRPPMLPPPDCYVRWGYQQNHMTPMFVNPYKMGYPVNTYGAPQPANVAPQNAQVRKSPSLIIIEDESQDSFSGGESLPVPSVYSHDNTPTKSGEDEIPTLAPEESSKDSTEKAAELLLFLSGKGCHRS, from the exons ATGCAATCCACCAACGCACAGATGCTCATCCCTAACCTTTTCCCGGCAAAACTGTGGAATTTGGTAAACCATCCAGAAGTCACAGCCATTGTTTGGGACAGCAAAGGTGAATGTATTGAAATCaaccaggagctcctggagaaGCAGATCCTGTCTCCCAGCACCAACACCTTGACCGGCTGCCCCAGCTTCAAAAGCATCTCTTTCTCGAGCTTCATACGGCAGCTTTACGCGTATGGATTCAAGAAGGCGGAGCACTGCAAGAGATATTTAGTAATCCATCATTATTTACATCCACTcttcaagaaaaacaagccGGAGCTCCTTTCTCTAATGGGTCGTCTTGCAACTAAGACTAGGAGACCCCCTCCTTATTTTCCTGAAAATTTGCTTGAGAAGGGAAACGATAACGTAGATGCTCACCCGGGAGGAGACAATGTGGCAGGAGCAAGCATGCACACTG GAAATCACTTACTTCAGCATCAGTTTAATCTCATCCCTGTTGCGCCGCACGCTGTCACCGCCGTCCACCCACAGTTCCCCGGGAGGAACGATGGCATTGTTGTGCCCAACGTGCTCCACGTCCCTGTAGCAAACTACCCTGGTGCTATAATACCGAGTATGATCCATCCTTTATGCTTCCTCCAAAGACCCCCTATGCTCCCGCCTCCTGATTGCTATGTCCGAT GGGGTTACCAGCAGAATCACATGACTCCAATGTTCGTTAATCCCTACAAG ATGGGATATCCAGTAAACACGTACGGGGCTCCGCAGCCAGCCAACGTGGCTCCTCAGAACGCACAAGTGAGGAAATCTCCATCGCTCATCATTATAGAGGACGAGTCCCAAGACAGCTTTTCGGGTGGAGAATCACTGCCCGTCCCGTCTGTCTACAGCCACGACAACACTCCAACCAAGAGTGGCGAGGATGAAATCCCCACGCTGGCACCTGAGGAGAGCTCCAAGGACTCGACCGAAAAAGCAgcagagttgttgttgtttttatcaggGAAGGGGTGTCATAGGTCGTGA
- the LOC130537327 gene encoding palmitoyltransferase ZDHHC23-A-like, producing MQWEKLKPPEPDDPLCCCECDIYRCSCCCDCDDLDEAFARWLKDRPAPRGSRSAVLDALIDHLEISMIPVLLLLPLLLQVAALHYLLGIVVLTALPSLVLWYYYSTHRKKRRTLFFLTLSLYSLFYMYYLFITEIVPRGDVSHLQVCTVTSGMVLTIVLLVVTKRGPGFVAPVASLHETHTNREQGGNGTTQSAASCAATSAKKSPNTKWNKCALCNVMRPPRAGHCRTCQRCVYRLDHHCIWINSCVGQANHRSFVVTLAVFVLTSLYGIGLVLSSLCPRQHLVTALFYCPAVYSQPSTALCFTCAWFSSIVTTGLIYLLVVQLLNISFNVTERESLLALRNKTGRSRLRGLVIDTGQHSRGFYKNWVEFLTMADASGKWHLVGFASNTEWFVSRKAGMKMGTAIFSPTLDGDLNLSHASLRSDGSCWRMTSLVKKTDVAGKFSYPTSFGDGNEMIVVDVKYDEYALVHVANTKEAHLTVVNKLYGRSQVLGPDVLEKFQRFSLETGILPENIVPLPQNEECPVA from the exons ATGCAGTGGGAGAAGCTGAAGCCTCCGGAGCCCGACGACcccctgtgctgctgtgagtgCGACATCTAccggtgcagctgctgctgcgactgCGACGATCTGGACGAAGCTTTTGCCAG GTGGCTGAAAGACAGACCAGCTCCGAGAGGAAGCCGCTCTGCTGTCCTGGACGCCCTGATCGACCACCTGGAGATCTCCATGATCCCGGTCCTGTTgctgctccccctcctgctgcaggttgcaGCTTTGCACTACCTGCTGGGCATCGTGGTCCTGACGGCCCTGCCCAGCCTGGTGCTGTGGTACTACTACAGCACGCACCGGAAGAAGAGACGcaccctcttcttcctcaccctGTCACTGTACTCCCTCTTCTACATGTATTACCTCTTTATCACAGAGATTGTGCCACGCGGGGATGTCAGCCACCTCCAGGTGTGCACAGTGACCTCTGGAATGGTCCTCACCATCGTCCTTCTGGTTGTCACCAAGCGCGGCCCCGGATTTGTCGCCCCCGTCGCCTCCCTCCATGAAACGCACACTAACAGGGAGCAGGGCGGTAATGGAACCACCCAATCAGCAGCCTCCTGCGCAGCAACATCGGCTAAAAAGTCTCCAAACACAAAATGGAACAAATGCGCCTTGTGTAATGTAATGCGGCCCCCCCGGGCCGGACACTGTCGAACCTGCCAACGCTGCGTCTACCGTCTGGACCATCACTGCATCTG GATCAATAGCTGTGTGGGGCAGGCGAACCATCGCAGCTTCGTCGTGACCCTCGCCGTGTTTGTGCTGACCTCCCTCTATGGGATCGGCTTAGTGCTCAGCAGCCTCTGCCCTCGGCAGCACCTTGTGACGGCCCTTTTCTACTGTCCCGCAGTCTACAGCCAGCCGAG CACGGCgctgtgcttcacctgtgcttGGTTCAGCAGCATTGTCACAACGGGGCTGATTTACCTGTTGGTGGTGCAGCTTCTAAACATCAGCTTCAACGTGACAGAACGGGAATCCCTGCTGGCTCTGAGGAACAAAACAGGCCGGAGCCGCCTGCGGGGACTGGTCATCGACACGGGACAGCACTCGCGTGGCTTCTATAAGAACTGGGTGGAGTTCCTCACCATGGCAGACGCCTCGG GAAAATGGCACCTAGTTGGATTTGCCAGTAACACCGAGTGGTTCGTCAGCCGTAAAGCCGGCATGAAGATGGGAACTGCGATTTTCAGCCCAACTCTGGACGGAGACCTGAACCTCTCACACGCCAGCCTCAG ATCCGACGGTTCCTGCTGGAGAATGACCAGCCTGGTTAAGAAGACTGACGTAGCAGGAAAATTCTCCTATCCCA caaGCTTTGGGGACGGCAACGAAATGATTGTTGTTGATGTGAAATACGACGAGTACGCCCTGGTTCATGTAGCTAACACCAAGGAGGCGCATCTTACTGTTGTCAACAAATTATATG GCCGCAGCCAAGTCCTTGGTCCTGACGTGCTGGAGAAGTTCCAACGGTTCTCTTTAGAGACTGGCATCCTCCCTGAAAACATCGTACCTCTTCCCCAAAATG AAGAGTGCCCAGTTGCCTAA
- the LOC130537324 gene encoding V-type proton ATPase catalytic subunit A-like, producing the protein MDTSRLPKIQDEERESQFGYVHGVSGPVVTATAMAGAAMYELVRVGHSELVGEIIRLEGDMATIQVYEETSGVSVGDPVLRTGKPLSVELGPGIMGSIFDGIQRPLKDINDLTQSIYIPRGVNIGALNRDIKWEFTPCQTLRVGSHVTGGDIYGTVFENSLIKHKLLLPPRNRGTVTYVAPPGNYDISDVVLELEFEGVKERFTMVQVWPVRQVRPVTEKLPANHPLLTGQRVLDALFPCVQGGTTAIPGAFGCGKTVISQSLSKYSNSDVIVYVGCGERGNEMSEVLRDFPELTMEVDGKIESIMKRTALVANTSNMPVAAREASIYTGITLSEYFRDMGYNVSMMADSTSRWAEALREISGRLAEMPADSGYPAYLGARLASFYERAGRVKCLGNPEREGSVSIVGAVSPPGGDFSDPVTSATLGIVQVFWGLDKKLAQRKHFPSVNWLISYSKYTRALDEYYDKHFPEFVPLRTKAKEILQEEEDLAEIVQLVGKASLAETDKITLEVAKLIKDDFLQQNGYTPYDRFCPFYKTVGILSNMIAFYDLARHAVESTAQSDNKITWAMIREHMGETLYRISSMKFKDPVKDGEAKIKADFAQLLEDMQNSFRSLEE; encoded by the exons ATGGATACCTCAAGGCTTCCGAAGATCCAGGATGAGGAGCGGGAAAGCCAGTTTGGATATGTGCACGGCGTGTCTGGACCAG TGGTGACTGCTACTGCCATGGCAGGAGCAGCCATGTACGAGCTGGTCCGTGTCGGCCACAGTGAGTTGGTGGGTGAAATCATCCGTTTAGAGGGAGACATGGCCACAATCCAGGTCTATGAGGAGACTT CTGGCGTATCGGTTGGTGACCCTGTCCTCCGGACAGGAAAACCCCTTTCGGTAGAGCTCGGCCCAGGGATCATGGGCTCCATCTTTGATGGTATCCAGCGTCCTCTAAAAGACATCAACGACCTCACTCAGAGCATCTATATCCCGAGAGGAGTAAATATTGGTGCCCTCAACAGAGACATTAAATGGGAATTCACCCCCTGCCAGACTCTTCGG GTGGGCAGCCATGTGACAGGTGGGGACATCTATGGCACCGTGTTTGAGAACTCTTTGATAAAgcacaagctgctgctgccacctcgCAACCGAGGCACCGTCACCTACGTGGCTCCGCCTGGAAACTATGACATCTCC GATgtggtgctggagctggagtTCGAAGGTGTAAAGGAGAGGTTCACCATGGTGCAGGTGTGGCCGGTCCGGCAGGTCCGGCCAGTCACGGAGAAGCTCCCTGCAAACCATCCACTGCTGACCGGACAGAGAGTTCTGGATGCACTTTTCCC GTGTGTTCAGGGAGGCACGACTGCAATTCCAGGTGCTTTTGGCTGTGGAAAAACGGTCATCTCCCAATCGTTGTCCAAGTATTCCAACAGCGACGTGATCGTTTACGTTGGTTGCGGCGAACGCGGCAACGAAATGTCTGAAGTGCTGCGGGATTTTCCCGAG CTCACTATGGAGGTTGATGGCAAAATTGAAAGCATCATGAAGAGAACAGCATTGGTTGCTAACACATCAAACATGCCAGTGGCTGCCAGGGAGGCTTCAATTTACACAG GCATCACACTGTCTGAATACTTCAGAGATATGGGCTATAATGTGAGCATGATGGCCGACTCCACGTCTCGATGGGCTGAAGCTCTGAGAGAAATCTCTGGAAGATTAGCTGAAATGCCTGCTG ACAGCGGGTACCCTGCCTATCTGGGCGCCAGGCTCGCCTCCTTCTACGAGCGGGCTGGACGGGTGAAGTGCCTGGGAAATCCAGAGCGAGAGGGCAGCGTCAGCATCGTGGGCGC CGTGTCGCCCCCTGGAGGAGATTTCTCAGACCCTGTGACTTCAGCCACATTAGGTATTGTTCAG GTGTTCTGGGGGTTGGACAAGAAGCTGGCTCAGAGGAAACACTTCCCTTCTGTCAACTGGCTGATCAGTTACAGCAAGTACACTCGAGCGCTGGATGAATATTACGACAAACATTTCCCTGAATTTGTTCCCCTGCGGACAAAAGCCAAGGAgattctgcaggaggaggaggacctggctGAAATAGTGCAGCTTGTTGGAAAA gcTTCTCTGGCCGAGACGGATAAAATCACTCTTGAAGTCGCCAAGCTCATCAAGGATGACTTCCTTCAGCAGAACGGCTACACCCCCTACGACAG GTTCTGCCCCTTCTACAAGACGGTCGGCATCCTCTCCAACATGATTGCGTTTTACGACTTGGCTCGACACGCGGTGGAGTCCACAGCACAGAGCGACAACAAAATCACCTGGGCCATGATCAGGGAGCACATGGGAGAGACCCTCTACAGGATCAGTTCCATGAAGTTCAAG GACCCTGTGAAGGATGGTGAAGCTAAGATTAAAGCTGACTTCGcccagctgctggaggacatgCAGAACTCCTTCAGGTCTCTCGAGGAATGA
- the LOC130537417 gene encoding actin-binding protein WASF3-like, which translates to MPLVKRNIEPWHLCHGPVPDGIGNELECVTNNTLSSIIRQLSSLSQHAENIFGELFNEANTFYGRANSLQDRIDRLAIKVTQLDSSVEEVSLQDINMRKAFKSSTVQDQQVLSTDSASNSVAELYNSCDRPPPLSTLTAYRQDSTDAMRFYSDPSYFFELWKEKMLRDTEDKRKERRRQRDQKRCMGSSTVQRDVKKVRKVRNRRQEWNMMALDKELRPDHRHPQSLHRGASSEGSLSPDGRPDLPDYPVPPLPTHATCNYAKSRDYVPGKAHPSPPVEHEYHSIDVNYKRVTCTTSALRGAERTNDTMHPPADYNSSPPPPPTPGPPIPPPQSTQTAFGFHLGALAPMPHNGDLHLGPRHPLPPVPPPPGPPPPPLPPTTAPPPVAGHHSSRAEARDPRSDLLSAIRIGIQLKKVQEQQEEQNKRELAGCDVATILSRRIAVEYSDSEDDSDAEDNEWSD; encoded by the exons ATGCCTTTAGTCAAGAGGAACATTGAGCCATGGCATCTGTGCCATGGACCAGTACCTGATGGGATTGGCAATGAGTTGGAATGTGTAACCAACAACACGCTGTCCTCCATCATCCGCCAGCTGAGCAGTCTGA GTCAACATGCAGAAAATATTTTTGGGGAACTTTTCAATGAGGCCAACACCTTCTACGGGCGCGCCAACTCCCTCCAGGACCGTATTGACCGTCTGGCCATCAAGGTGACCCAACTGGACTCCAGTGTTGAGGAGG TCTCTCTTCAGGATATAAACATGAGAAAGGCATTTAAAAGTTCCACCGTCCAGGACCAGCAGGTTCTATCCACAGACAGCGCTTCCAACTCAGTGGCTGAGCTGTATAACAGTTGTGATAGGCCCCCTCCTCTTAGCACCCTCACTGCATACAG ACAAGACTCCACAGATGCGATGAGATTCTACTCAGACCCTTCATACTTCTTTGAACTGTGGAAGGAGAAAATGCTTCGGGACACAGAGGACAAGAGGAAAGAGAGGCGGAGGCAGAGG GATCAGAAACGATGCATGGGAAGCAGCACAGTCCAGCGTGACGTTAAGAAGGTGAGAAAGGTCCGAAACCGCAGGCAGGAGTGGAACATGATGGCACTGGACAAGGAGCTTCGCCCAGATCACCGTCATCCACAGAGTCTCCATCGTGGGGCGTCATCTGAGGGCTCTCTCTCACCAGACGGAAG GCCTGACCTCCCAGACTACCCCGTCCCTCCACTGCCTACCCACGCCACTTGTAACTATGCCAAGTCACGTGATTACGTGCCTGGGAAGGCGCACCCTTCGCCACCTGTGGAGCATGAATACCACAGCATTGACGTCAACTACAAGAGAGTAACCTGCACCACATCGGCACTTCGGGGCGCCGAGCGAACAAACGACACAATGCATCCACCTGCAGATTAcaa TTCCagccccccacctcctccaaccCCAggcccacccatccctccaccccagTCAACCCAGACAGCCTTTGGTTTTCATTTGGGTGCACTGGCACCAATGCCACATAATGGGGATTTGCACTTAGGCCCCAGACACCCCCTGCCACCTGTCCCACCTCCCCCAggtcccccacctccacctctccctcccacaACTGCTCCCCCTCCTGTAGCAgggcaccacagcagcagagctgaggcAAGGGATCCGAGAAGCGACCTGTTGTCTGCCATCCGCATAG GGATCCAATTGAAGAAAGtccaagagcagcaggaggagcagaacaagAGGGAGCTGGCGGGGTGCGACGTGGCCACCATCCTCTCTCGACGCATTGCAGTGGAGTACAGCGACTCTGAAGATGACTCTGACGCAGAGGATAATGAGTGGTCAGACTGA